Within Leguminivora glycinivorella isolate SPB_JAAS2020 chromosome 26, LegGlyc_1.1, whole genome shotgun sequence, the genomic segment TGGTTTTcaagattttcacactttttaaaattttaggttttttagtTCCTAATTTCACTCAAATGATCTTGGAGGCCACAAATAAAAAGATTTTTACGttctattttttgaaaaatattcccaagtgcattttttttataattaggccttgattcaaaaaaaaaacttcatcaaaaaaaacctaaaattttaaaaagtgtgaaaatctcgaaaaccaggcgatttttactaaaccttagtatcgattttctggaccagtataaggtgccctcttggtggttaaaaggttgtccattaattagcgggcaccctgtatacctATTTGATCGCTATTATCCGAAGTGTGCTCATATAAAAGATACTCACCTGACACTCATGAGGTTTGTCTCCCGAATGCATCTTCAAATGCATGACGAGGTTATTCTTCTGAACGAAACTCTTGGAGCATATTTCGCACTCGTGAGGTTTGTCCCCTGTGTGGATTTTCTCGTGGCGGTCTAGGTCCGCTTTTCTGTAGAAGGACGCGCCGCATTCGTGACAATTGAAGTTCTTTATGCCTGGaagaaaaaatctttttttgtgacaaaaaaataaaattgaaaaaaaaaaccccgacatagtggatcgattttcatgaaacatgggtaAGAACACTCTTTACTAAttcggctttcaaacaaaaaaaaactaaatctaaatccgttccagacaggcacgtcaaacttataacaacttACAACAATACACACACTCAGggagacagacagaaagaccagagacgtcaaacttataacaccccaccCCAcataaaaacgaaggggtgttataagtttgacgtgtctggtctttctgtctgtctccctgtgtgtgtgtatttctgcggcgtcgtagctcccgaacgaatgaaccgatatagatataggtatcgagacaaaccttattggtttaacgataccatgtaaattaattagagatttatgtttgtaattacctaaaataaataaataaataaataaataaaatataacctaaccacaaaattaaaattttgaaaaaaaccccgaccgcgacctagtggaccgattttcatgaaacatggctaagaacactcccgactaacacagctttcaaataaaaaaaaactaaatcgaaatcggttcatccgttcaggagctacgatgccacagacagacacacacacagacagacaaacagacagacagacagacaaacagacagacagacaaacagacagacagacagacacgtcaaacttataaccccgtctgagattttgattatatttttaaacttaatttgtaaccttgattggcccttatttgtaaacttgatttgttctttaatgattgacaactagagacttgtacatctcttgaaatgtgtaatttagctgttcattttctgtattttttttttgtattatttgacaaaggtttttccttttaaatattttaattttataaaatttgactcttggagacgctatacatctccatggattatttgattaagtataatatttttacttgtaatattcagtcttttacaactattgaagtattatagatttcttttatctttgtatctgtttgcactttctttatgtattgattatagttagtaataatatgacatttagagactttatacatctctaattctatatcagtgtatagctactttgcttatgattaatatttttagttaatatttctattaatttcatttgtttaactttaatgaatactctgtaatgttgacatgtaaaagtgcccccgtggcctatttgctgaataaatgattttgtattttgtattttgtcgtttttgcgtcgggggttaaaaatagatttagtttttactgtctgaaagctgagttagtcgggagtgttcttagccatgtttcatgaaaatcagtccactgttctaggggtattttttttttcaaaattttaattttgtggttaggttattttcgaCATGTGACaatattaaaaacttttcagaatAAGAGTTTTAATTTTCTTGCTACAAAATGGAATTTCGAAAAAAaagcgtccccccccctctaactcacgaaaatagaactttataaagactttctaggactcagacgaaggatactatagacttgacataagagtacacccgtaagggacagatgacagatatagaataatggagcgaatttaagaagtactttaataaaaatggctgacagtttaccataaacatttacgtaatttgggcggataataagcttgacaagtcacgtacttattgtttgccacaaactcgtttgtggcagcggcggaaaagtgaaactatgacagacaaaaaataacattttgctctgtCACTCTTATCATAATTTGtatgaccatctcgttcggtggtggtattattatttggctgtctagtctatagtatcctttgtttaagttctaggaaaattgttttgaacttgataggttcagtagtttttgagaaaaatacggaaaactacggaatcctacactgagcgtggccgacacgctcttggccggttttttctttgatatatgacatcttatttcgatttttgatgatgatgatgattaatatTTACCTTGATGCGTCAACGCGTGGATACTAAGGTGTCCCAGCTGTGTATAAGTTTTGCCGCAAGTCGTGCACATATACGGTCTTTCCCCTGTGTGTGTCCGCTTGTGTTTCTTAAGTTCGTATCCTGTTTGAAAGATCTTGTCACAGTCTTCACAGGGGTGGGGGGATTTCTTCACTACTCGCCGGCGGCGTTTTCTGTAAAAGAAATAACATAGTGACAAACAAGTAGGTGTTCagataatagggatgacgactacataaaaaaatggctatctgtttagatcgtccaaaaatactgaacacatactTTTCGcattttctaattaatgaaaaaaatacaaagatatagagcatcaaagtgggggcttgtgacgtcacttctaagtaaaaattgtacagtcaagtgcaaaaatccgtatcgattttatccgctcaaaaatatgtaccgagaccttattccgccgacataaagtgctatgggacatatttttgataagttgtacgcacccatatttttacacttgactgtacctaggcgtgacgtcacgcgaaacttcaacgcactgtatcgTCGTCATTtatcgtttacgagaaaaaaggaaaaatacgAGTCtgaaattctttgataatctaactgacggctgacgacataGTCCTCTTCTATTTGCTGACGACATAGTCCTCTTCTCCCATACGTCGTCACATCTGCAACAAATGCTGCAAGATCTTAGCACGGCAAGCCTTGAGGTAGGACTTTCAATGAACAGAGCAAAAACCCAGTTGATGACCAATCAAGCTGAGGATAGAATAGTGGTAGATGGGCAGGATATACAATACGTCAAGGAGTATGTTTACTTGGGCCAGATAGCATCCTTCGAAAACAGGCAGTCTGTCGAAATCGATAGACGTATCAAGAAtgcctggaagagcttctggtccatgaaAGCGCTAATGAAGGGTGACCTTCCTCTGTGTCTTAAGCGCAAACTCCTTGACATGTGCATCCTGCCTATCATGACTTACGGGGCACAAACTTGGTCATTAACTGAGGCTTTAAAGTTGAAACTCAAGGTTTGCCAGCGAGCGACGGAGCGTAGTATATTAGGTGTTCGTAGAACTGACcgaatcagaaacacggaactaCGCTCCAGAACTGGAGTTGTAGATGTGGGCGTCAAGACCGCTaagctaaagtgggactgggctggacatgtctgccgcatgcacccggaaaggtgggccaaaatatttacagactgggacccgcgaaacaccatagacggggcaggccggggtgcaggcagaccaaaaaggagatggcgggacgacctggacgcattctacccgaaatggtgggaaaatgccaacaacagggtcgagtggagaaagcgaggggaggcctttgcccagcagtgggacacaaaagaggctaattaaaaaaaaaaaatctaactgacggactaattagttttttttagatgCCTCGCATCTtagatgacgaccggtctggctaagccgcggtcctgggttcgaatcccggtaagggcatttatttgtgtgatgaaaaacagatatttgtgagtgtgttttgtaaaacatcccactttatcagttaccattaaggcgagatttacttgtatctttatatgaataaactgacaaagcgactTTATA encodes:
- the LOC125239975 gene encoding gastrula zinc finger protein XlCGF49.1-like, whose amino-acid sequence is METGLVVEEIIIKPEVILISDDETDVYEEAPKKRRRRVVKKSPHPCEDCDKIFQTGYELKKHKRTHTGERPYMCTTCGKTYTQLGHLSIHALTHQGIKNFNCHECGASFYRKADLDRHEKIHTGDKPHECEICSKSFVQKNNLVMHLKMHSGDKPHECQVCKKRFLTRSKLVLHSKRHEKDKKIKKEFLDRSITDDSNIYILG